The DNA window GAGCGCCATTTCTTTCGGCAGTCCGCATTGATACATTTTTAAGTTTGGACCAACGACAATGACGGAACGGCCAGAATAGTCGACCCGCTTGCCGAGCAAGTTTTGCCGGAAGCGCCCTTGCTTCCCTTTCAGCATGTGGGAAAGCGACTTTAACGGACGATTCCCCGGCCCGGTCACCGGGCGGCCGCGGCGGCCGTTGTCGATCAACGCATCGACTGCCTCTTGCAGCATCCGTTTCTCGTTTTGGACGATAATGTTCGGTGCGCCAAGGTCAAGCAACCGTTTCAACCGATTGTTGCGGTTAATGACACGGCGGTATAAGTCGTTTAAGTCCGATGTCGCAAACCGCCCGCCATCGAGCTGAACCATCGGACGGAGCTCCGGCGGAATGACCGGCAGCACATCGAGCACCATCCAAGCCGGATCGTTCCCTGAGCTGCGGAACGACTCAAGCACCTCAAGCCGTTTAATAATGCGCGCGCGCCGTTGCCCTTGCGCTGTTTTCAGCTCTTCTTTCAGCGCGGCCACTTCTTTATCCAAGTCAATGTCTTGGAGCAGCTTTTTAATCGCCTCAGCCCCCATCGACGCTTGGAACGATTGGCCGTATTTTTCGCGATAGGCGCGGTATTCTTTTTCCGACAGCAGCTGTTTTTTCTCAAGCGGCGTATCGCCCGGGTCGGTGACGACGTACGAAGCAAAGTAAATCACTTCCTCAAGTGCCCGCGGCGACATGTCAAGCACAAGGCCCATCCGGCTCGGGATGCCTTTGAAATACCAAATGTGCGAAACCGGGGCGGCGAGCTCGATATGACCCATCCGTTCGCGGCGGACTTTTGAACGCGTCACTTCGACGCCGCAGCGGTCGCAGACGACGCCTTTGTAGCGTACGCGCTTATACTTGCCGCAATGGCACTCCCAGTCTTTCGTCGGGCCGAAAATGCGCTCGCAAAACAGGCCGTCTTTTTCCGGCTTTAACGTCCGATAGTTGATCGTTTCCGGTTTTTTGACCTCACCGTACGACCAGGAACGAATTTTCTCCGGGGAAGCGAGCCCGATTTTCATGTACTCAAACTTATTGACATCTAGCAAGGGGTATACCTCCCTCTTTGATCCGTCGGTTTTACTCCGTGGCTTGTTCGCCATCCGTTCGCTTTAACGGCCTATGGCGGGGAACGCTCCCCGCCTAGCCGCCATTGCCGGTTACTCTTTCGCCACCGCGTCTTTTTCTTCGTCGACTTCTTCCGATTCGATCGGCTTCACGTCTACCATAATGGCATCCGGTGCATGGTCGTCGTCATCATCAAAGTTTTCCATGTTGATTTCTTGTTCGTCGCTCGTCAAAATCGTGACGTCCATGCCTAAGCTTTGCAGCTCTTTAATCAACACTTTAAACGACTCCGGCACACCCGGCTCCGGAATGTTTTCCCCTTTGACGATCGCTTCGTACGTTTTGACGCGGCCGACGACATCATCGGACTTGACGGTCAAAATTTCTTGCAGCGTATACGCCGCCCCGTACGCCTCAAGCGCCCATACTTCCATCTCGCCAAAGCGCTGGCCGCCGAACTGCGCCTTGCCGCCGAGCGGCTGCTGGGTGACGAGCGAATACGGGCCGGTTGAACGGGCGTGGAGCTTGTCGTCGACCATGTGGGCGAGCTTGATCATATACATGATGCCGACCGATACGCGGTTGTCAAACGGTTCTCCCGTCCGGCCGTCATACAGCACAGTTTTCGCATCGCGCGCTAGGCCGGCCTCTTCGAGAATGTTCCACACATCCTCCTCCGTTGCACCGTCAAAGACCGGGGAAGCAATATGCAAACCGAGCTTTCTCGCCGCCATGCCGAGATGCAGCTCAAACACTTGCCCGATGTTCATCCGCGACGGAACGCCGAGCGGATTTAACATAATATCGACCGGCGTGCCATCCGGCAAGAACGGCATATCTTCCTCCGGAAGAATGCGGGAAATAACCCCTTTGTTCCCGTGGCGACCCGCCATTTTGTCGCCCTCGGAAATTTTCCGTTTTTGCACAATGTAGACGCGGACGAGCTGATTGACGCCTGGCGGGAGTTCATCGCCATCTTCGCGATTGAATACTTTCACGTCCAGAACAATGCCGCCGCCGCCATGGGGAACACGCAGCGATGTATCGCGCACCTCGCGCGCTTTTTCCCCGAAGATCGCGTGCAGCAGCCGCTCCTCAGCCGTCAGTTCAGTCATCCCTTTTGGCGTCACTTTACCGACGAGTAAGTCGCCGTCTTTCACTTCCGCACCGATGCGGACGATGCCGCGCTCATCCAAGTTTTTCAGCGCGTCCTCGCCGACGTTCGGGATGTCGCGTGTAATTTCTTCCGGGCCGAGCTTCGTGTCACGCGATTCCGCCTCATATTCCTCAATATGGATCGACGTATACACGTCTTCTTTGACGAGCCGTTCGCTCATGATGATCGCATCTTCGTAGTTGTAACCATCCCACGTCATAAAGGCGACGAGCACGTTGCGGCCGAGCGCCAGCTCCCCTTTGTCCATCGATGGGCCGTCAGCTAAAATTTCACCTTTTTCAACGATGTCGCCCTTTTTCACAATCGGCCGTTGGTTGTAGCATGTGCCCTGGTTCGAACGGACGAATTTGAGCAGGCGGTATTTATCCAAATCGCCCTTGACTTCTTTGCCGTCCACTTCAATGAGCCGGCGCACCCAAATTTCTTTCGCCTCAACGCGCTCGACGATGCCGCGATGCTTGCAGATGACAGCGGCTCCTGAATCTTTCGCCGAGACGTACTCCATTCCCGTGCCGACGATCGGCGCCTCCGGCTCGAGCAGCGGCACCGCTTGACGTTGCATGTTCGCCCCCATCAAGGCGCGGTTCGAGTCGTCGTTTTCTAAAAACGGAATGCACGCCGTCGCTGCCGAAACGACTTGTTTTGGCGAAACGTCCATATAGTCGACGCGGTCGCGTTTGACGACAATGTTTTCACCGCGGAAACGGGCGATGACGTTTTCTTCAAGGAACGTTCCGTCTTCAGCAAGCGACACGTTCGCTTGCGCCACAACATAGTTGTCTTCCTCATCGGCCGTCAAATAATCAATTTGATCTGTTACTCTCCCTGTTTCAGGATCGACGCGCCGGTATGGCGTTTCAATAAAGCCGAATTTGTTCACTTTTGCATAGGTAGAAAGCGAGTTGATCAGCCCGATGTTCGGACCTTCCGGCGTCTCAATCGGGCACATCCGTCCATAGTGTGAATAGTGAACGTCGCGCACTTCAAATCCGGCGCGCTCGCGCGTTAATCCGCCGGGGCCAAGCGCGGACAGGCGGCGCTTATGCGTCAGCTCAGCCAACGGGTTCGTTTGATCCATAAATTGTGACAGCTGCGAGCTGCCGAAAAACTCCTTAATCGCCGCGATCACTGGACGAATGTTGATCAGCTGCTGCGGTGTAATCGTGTTCGTATCTTGGATCGACATGCGCTCGCGCACGACGCGTTCCATGCGCGACAAGCCGATGCGGAATTGGTTTTGCAGCAGTTCGCCGACCGAACGAAGGCGGCGGTTGCCCAAATGGTCGATATCATCCGTACCGCCGACACCGTGAAGCAAGTTAAAGAAGTAGCTGATCGACGCAATAATGTCCGCTGGTGTAATATGTTTTACATCCTCGGCAACAAAACCGTTGCCGATAACATTGATGACTTTTTCACTGTCCGGGTCATTTGGCGCATAGATTTTTACCGTCTGCACCGAAATTTGCCCGTCCGCCACCCCTTCAGCCGGACGGTACGTCTGCAGCCCGGCGCCTTTTTCTAAATACGGCAACAGGCGATTCAGCGTCCGGCGGTCGATCATCGCTCCAGCTTCGGCGATGACTTCTCCGGTTTCCGGATCGGCAATCGTTTCCGCCAGCCGTTGGTTAAACAAACGGTTTTTAATATGAAGTTTTTTGTTAATTTTATAGCGTCCGACGCTCGCTAGATCATAGCGTTTCGGGTCAAAAAAACGCGACGCGAGCAAGCTTTTCGCGTTCTCCAGCGTCGGCGGCTCGCCCGGACGGAGGCGCTCATAAATTTCGATCAACGCTTTTTCCGTGCTGTCGGTATTATCTTTTTCGAGCGTATTGCGCAAATATTCGTTATCGCCGAGCAAGTCGATGATTTCTTGGTCGGAGCTGAACCCAAGCGCACGAAGAAGCACCGTAACAGGCAGTTTACGGGTGCGGTCGATGCGGACGTAAACGACGTCTTTCGCATCGGTTTCATATTCAAGCCATGCGCCGCGGTTCGGAATCACTGTCGCCGAATAGCCGCGTTTCCCATTTTTATCGACTTTATCGCTGTAATAGACGCTTGGCGAGCGGACAAGCTGGGAGACGATGACGCGTTCCGCTCCGTTGATAATAAACGTGCCGGTTTCCGTCATGAGCGGAAAATCGCCCATAAATACGTCTTGTTCTTTCACTTCGCCTGTCTCTTTATTGATGAGGCGAACTTTCACGCGAAGCGGCGCCGCATATGTAACATCGCGCTCTTTTGCCTCTTCAACCGAGTATTTCGGCTCCCCTAAGCTATAGTCGATAAATTCAAGAGAAAGATTGCCGGAAAAGTCTTCGATCGGGGAAATTTCCTTGAACATTTCCCGCAGCCCTTCATCGAGAAACCATTGATAGGAGGACGTCTGAATTTCAATTAAGTTCGGCAATTCCAGCACTTCGCTAATGCGTGCATAACTTCTTCGCTGGCGGTGTCGCCCGTATTGAACTAGTCGGCCTGTCAAGAGTGATTCACCCCTCAAATGTAGACATTAGTGAAAACCGGAAGCGGAACATCGCGCCCATCCACCCGCCTTGGCGGAATATGCCGCCAAGGCGGTCTGGCCGCTCCGTCATTCCGGGGCAAAGCGCTAGGCATGCATGCGGCCGGCCCCCGCCGTCCGGACGGAAACGGCTTGGCTGTGGCACCGCCGTTTCGTTTAGGGGATTCAACATGCTCCCGGCGCGAGGAAACCAGGCGTTGGATGGAGAAAAAAAGAAAATGGTTTCTATCCAGTAGAAAACCATATGTTTAGCTGTTTATTGATTTTATCATTTTTTCCATTGCGTCCAAAATTATACGTCATCCCCTTTACACGGGAAATGTGCATATTTAGCATTTTATAATGCTACCACAATAAAAAAACGGTGTCAACATTTTTTCGCCTTTATGATATAATATCCTTTTTTCTTCGCGACGACCTCAACAGCAGCAAACCATTCGTTTAACTTTTGCAGCGCGGATGGGGCGCCTTGTTTCTTTTGAATGACCACCCATAGCTCCCCGTGATCAACGAGGTGATCCCGACTTTGCTCAAAGATCGCATGAACAACCCGCTTGCCAGCCCGGATCGGCGGATTGGTGACCACCGCCGCAAATCGCTGTTCCCCCACTTCCGAAAACAAGTCGCTTTTATAAATGTTCGCATTATGGATGCCGTTCGCCCGTTTGTTTGCTTCGGCCAGCTCCAGCGCCCGCTCATTGACATCGATCATTTGGACGCGCCGGTTAGGAAACGATTTGGCTAAGGCAAGCCCGATCGGGCCGTACCCGCAGCCAACATCTAACAAATCGCCGGCAACGTCCGGCTCCTGAAACGTTTCAATCAGTAAACGTGTGCCGAAATCGACCTCACGTTTTGAAAATACCCCGCTGTCGGTCGTAAAGCAGAACTCGCGCCCGCGCAACGTAAACGTCCACGTTTGCGGATTTCGTTCGGACGTCGGATTCGCTGAGTAATAATGTTCGCTCACCATCATCCCTCCTCTATCGGCA is part of the Geobacillus sp. 46C-IIa genome and encodes:
- the rpoB gene encoding DNA-directed RNA polymerase subunit beta — protein: MTGRLVQYGRHRQRRSYARISEVLELPNLIEIQTSSYQWFLDEGLREMFKEISPIEDFSGNLSLEFIDYSLGEPKYSVEEAKERDVTYAAPLRVKVRLINKETGEVKEQDVFMGDFPLMTETGTFIINGAERVIVSQLVRSPSVYYSDKVDKNGKRGYSATVIPNRGAWLEYETDAKDVVYVRIDRTRKLPVTVLLRALGFSSDQEIIDLLGDNEYLRNTLEKDNTDSTEKALIEIYERLRPGEPPTLENAKSLLASRFFDPKRYDLASVGRYKINKKLHIKNRLFNQRLAETIADPETGEVIAEAGAMIDRRTLNRLLPYLEKGAGLQTYRPAEGVADGQISVQTVKIYAPNDPDSEKVINVIGNGFVAEDVKHITPADIIASISYFFNLLHGVGGTDDIDHLGNRRLRSVGELLQNQFRIGLSRMERVVRERMSIQDTNTITPQQLINIRPVIAAIKEFFGSSQLSQFMDQTNPLAELTHKRRLSALGPGGLTRERAGFEVRDVHYSHYGRMCPIETPEGPNIGLINSLSTYAKVNKFGFIETPYRRVDPETGRVTDQIDYLTADEEDNYVVAQANVSLAEDGTFLEENVIARFRGENIVVKRDRVDYMDVSPKQVVSAATACIPFLENDDSNRALMGANMQRQAVPLLEPEAPIVGTGMEYVSAKDSGAAVICKHRGIVERVEAKEIWVRRLIEVDGKEVKGDLDKYRLLKFVRSNQGTCYNQRPIVKKGDIVEKGEILADGPSMDKGELALGRNVLVAFMTWDGYNYEDAIIMSERLVKEDVYTSIHIEEYEAESRDTKLGPEEITRDIPNVGEDALKNLDERGIVRIGAEVKDGDLLVGKVTPKGMTELTAEERLLHAIFGEKAREVRDTSLRVPHGGGGIVLDVKVFNREDGDELPPGVNQLVRVYIVQKRKISEGDKMAGRHGNKGVISRILPEEDMPFLPDGTPVDIMLNPLGVPSRMNIGQVFELHLGMAARKLGLHIASPVFDGATEEDVWNILEEAGLARDAKTVLYDGRTGEPFDNRVSVGIMYMIKLAHMVDDKLHARSTGPYSLVTQQPLGGKAQFGGQRFGEMEVWALEAYGAAYTLQEILTVKSDDVVGRVKTYEAIVKGENIPEPGVPESFKVLIKELQSLGMDVTILTSDEQEINMENFDDDDDHAPDAIMVDVKPIESEEVDEEKDAVAKE
- a CDS encoding class I SAM-dependent methyltransferase, coding for MSEHYYSANPTSERNPQTWTFTLRGREFCFTTDSGVFSKREVDFGTRLLIETFQEPDVAGDLLDVGCGYGPIGLALAKSFPNRRVQMIDVNERALELAEANKRANGIHNANIYKSDLFSEVGEQRFAAVVTNPPIRAGKRVVHAIFEQSRDHLVDHGELWVVIQKKQGAPSALQKLNEWFAAVEVVAKKKGYYIIKAKKC